The stretch of DNA TATTTTTAGAGAAGATTCTGAAGAGTCGACAGCAATAATCTCATCAGCTTGAGAGGCAGAGTGGATCGAAAAACCTCCCTGGTAACAAAAGAGATCCAGAACTCTTCCACGGGCATACCGATTTGCGGCCAGGTGATTTTCTTCTTGATCGAGGTACAATCCCGTTTTCTGACCTTCCAGCGGGTCGACCCTGAAGGAATACCCGTTTTGGTTAACGACAAGGTTGTCTGGAAGATTTCCCTTCAGGATGCCTTTTTGTAACAACAAGCCCTCTTTTTCGCGCACAGCAACATCGTTTCGCTCAATGATCGCTTTCGGGTGGAGCTGTTCCTCGATTAGCTCAATCCAGGTTTCCTTCAAACGATCCATCCCCAGGGTTAATGTTTGAAGGACAATGGCATCCCCATATCGATCAATAATTAAGCCCGGTAGAAAATCGGCTTCACCAAAAACCAGGCGTGTTGAAGGGGCAGCCGGGTTTCGGCGTGCAATTGCTTTGCAGAGTCTGGTTCGAAAAAAATCACGGTCAACCTCTTCTTTTCTGCGCGTCAGAAGTCGGACCGTGATTTGCGAGGCGGGGTTGAAGTAGCCTCTTCCCAGGAAACGTCCTTTTGGAGTGGTGATGTCAACGATGGCCCCCGTTGAGGTGTTCTGAACATGTGTGATGTCTGACTTGAAGACCCACGGATGGCCTTGCTCGATTCTATCCTGGCCATGACGGTTGATGGTGATTTGGGGACGCGACATTAGTTCATGCAGAGCCAGACACGGCAAGGGGCATTCTTCACAACATGATCAACGGTTCTTCCCAGAGTGGTTGTTGTCTTTCCCTTTTGAGATCGGATCCCCATGACAATCAGGTCATATTGACCTTCACGGGCGGCCTCTACAATCGCAGCACCAGCTTCCCGGGACTGAAGGACATGGGTCTCCACGTTGACGAGACCAAATTCGCTGGCGATCGCCTGGGCTCGTTCGAGAGCGTTGTCTGCACTGGCCAGTTTTTCCGGGAAAAAGGTGTCGAGAGGGAGTGTCGTCGGGATTTCGATGACGTACAAGGCCGTCAAATGGGCATCATGCTGAAGGGCAATTTTTGCTGCATGTTGCACTGTTTCTGTGGAGATTCCACCCAGGGTTGGAACAATAATCTTTTTAATCGGGACGTGCTGGTATTCCGGCATCACAATTTTTTCAAACTCCAGCCTCTCACTGGCCGGGAGATGTTTTTTACGGCGGTAAGAAAGGTAGGCGGTAATTCCCAGGGCCATCCAGAGAAAGCCCAAATCTCGGCCGGCTGGTTTTGTAAAAATCACATCAATCCAGACAGCAAGGGTTCCCAGGAATCCGATGACGGCGGTTACAGGGATCTCATATTTTGAGATCCGGATGTTTCCTCTGACCTTATAGGGGCGGTTCATTTCAGGTTCCCGGATTCTTAAGCTCAGCATGGAGAGATGGGCGAGAGAGAAAGCAAGCATGGCACCAAAATTATAAAGTTCTGCAATAAAGGTCAGCTTTTGTGCGACAAGAATGATGAGAGAGGAGAGGACAGCAAAAGTGATGAGAGAGACATAAGGGGTTTTGAATCGATGATGAAGCCGGTAAAAAATACGTGGGAGCTGGAAGGTTTCCCCCATGGCAAATGTGAGTCTTGAGGCACCCACAAGCCCCGCATTGGCTGCAACAAAAAGGATCGTGGCACCCAGAATCGCCACCCACGGTCCCAGGATCTGTCCTCCAATTGGCAGGGCCGCTGCGATTCCTGCAATAGGGTCCTCAAGATAGGTTGTAGAAAGTGTTTTGGGATGGATCGCTGAGAGGGCGACTAACGAAACACCAAAATACATCACAAACAACGTTATCATCGTAAGCATCATGGAGCGGGGGACATTTCTCCCAGGATTTTTTGTCTCCCCTGCCAATTGAGCGATTGATTCAATGCCGATGTAGGCGACCATCGCCATTCCAACACCCTTCATGAACTGGGGCAAGGTCGGAGACCAATCGACCTCTGCAACACCAATTCGCATATGCTCCCAGAGATAAGGGAGGTTCAGAATGGTAATAGCCCCAATAAAGATAACCGAAAGCTGGGTTAGAATATCAAAGAGACAAAGGCCCAGCGAGATCCTTGCTGATTCACGGATTCCGACAAGATTCAGGGAAAGGAGAATTCCGATCATAATCAAAGCGAACGGGATGTTGCCAATGGATGACTTTAAGATGGGGAAGAAGTGACTGAGGTAGGGGCCTATACTGTAAGCCGAAATCGCTATTGTGACGATGTAGTCGAGCAGGAGGGCCCATCCCGCGATAAAAGAGACAAGGTCATTGAAGGCCCTTCGTGCGTAACTGCAGGAGCCACCCGATTCCGGCATGGCGGCTGCCATTTCCGAATAGGTTAATACGGTGCAGAAGAAGACAATGCCTGCCAGTGCGAGGGCTAACGGCGCGGCCCCAAGGGCATAGAGGGTCGTGACACCTAAGGCATAGTAGATTGAAGAGCCGACATCTCCATAACCAA from Deltaproteobacteria bacterium encodes:
- a CDS encoding class I SAM-dependent rRNA methyltransferase; the protein is MSRPQITINRHGQDRIEQGHPWVFKSDITHVQNTSTGAIVDITTPKGRFLGRGYFNPASQITVRLLTRRKEEVDRDFFRTRLCKAIARRNPAAPSTRLVFGEADFLPGLIIDRYGDAIVLQTLTLGMDRLKETWIELIEEQLHPKAIIERNDVAVREKEGLLLQKGILKGNLPDNLVVNQNGYSFRVDPLEGQKTGLYLDQEENHLAANRYARGRVLDLFCYQGGFSIHSASQADEIIAVDSSESSLKILGENLALNQIQNVHTLGANVFDYLRSCQNQGEPFDMILLDPPPFVSSRKAIQSATRGYKEINLRAMKLLKPGGILVTCSCSQNFTQDMFYEMLLSASKDTYREIQLLEKRGAASDHPVLFSFPESAYLQCWIVRVI
- a CDS encoding universal stress protein; protein product: MSPETGIDLTSEERKKVVTLEKGSLQRLLGIPSLFAIGYGDVGSSIYYALGVTTLYALGAAPLALALAGIVFFCTVLTYSEMAAAMPESGGSCSYARRAFNDLVSFIAGWALLLDYIVTIAISAYSIGPYLSHFFPILKSSIGNIPFALIMIGILLSLNLVGIRESARISLGLCLFDILTQLSVIFIGAITILNLPYLWEHMRIGVAEVDWSPTLPQFMKGVGMAMVAYIGIESIAQLAGETKNPGRNVPRSMMLTMITLFVMYFGVSLVALSAIHPKTLSTTYLEDPIAGIAAALPIGGQILGPWVAILGATILFVAANAGLVGASRLTFAMGETFQLPRIFYRLHHRFKTPYVSLITFAVLSSLIILVAQKLTFIAELYNFGAMLAFSLAHLSMLSLRIREPEMNRPYKVRGNIRISKYEIPVTAVIGFLGTLAVWIDVIFTKPAGRDLGFLWMALGITAYLSYRRKKHLPASERLEFEKIVMPEYQHVPIKKIIVPTLGGISTETVQHAAKIALQHDAHLTALYVIEIPTTLPLDTFFPEKLASADNALERAQAIASEFGLVNVETHVLQSREAGAAIVEAAREGQYDLIVMGIRSQKGKTTTTLGRTVDHVVKNAPCRVWLCMN